In Anopheles gambiae chromosome 2, idAnoGambNW_F1_1, whole genome shotgun sequence, a single window of DNA contains:
- the LOC1274053 gene encoding chromosomal protein D1 has translation MSDAEVVEPKKGRGRPPNPDKNSVAPKKRARAPSPKESKLAEEREKEKTVASDDGEEPSPKRGRGRPKGSTKKSAKAAKKAPAAPVGRGRGRGRKKPVKEESSEEEDDDDDDEDDEPEDSEGNEENYENEESDS, from the exons ATGTCTGATGCCGAGGTCGTTGAACCGAAGAAGGGTCGTGGACGCCCACCGAACCCTGACAAG AACAGTGTGGCGCCGAAAAAGAGGGCCCGTGCCCCTTCGCCGAAGGAGTCAAAGCTGGCCGAGGAGCGCGAAAAGGAGAAAACCGTCGCGTCCGACGATGGCGAAGAACCGTCCCCGAAGCGGGGCCGTGGCAGACCGAAAGGAAGCACCAAGAAGTCGGCAAAAGCGGCCAAGAAAGCTCCGGCAGCACCGGTCGGCCGAGGCCGGGGCCGGGGTCGAAAGAAGCCGGTCAAAGAGGAATCCTCCGAAGAGgaggatgacgacgacgatgacgaggaTGACGAGCCGGAGGATAGCGAGGGCAATGaggaaaattatgaaaacgAAGAGTCCGATTCGTAA